One stretch of Bacteroidota bacterium DNA includes these proteins:
- a CDS encoding CZB domain-containing protein, whose translation MSVLSWLKDTLAGKDAGELKFDSHEESFEGLNMKEVIIAHLAWKDRLDRLINGVSTEALDAEVIQKDNQCALGKWIYQSEDKFRKEKEFIELVETHKEFHKYAAKVVSKYHEGDFKEARNILESDVNIFSNRVQLKIISMYRIIMTKKGFL comes from the coding sequence ATGAGTGTTTTAAGTTGGTTAAAAGATACATTAGCAGGAAAAGATGCAGGAGAATTAAAATTTGACAGCCATGAAGAATCGTTTGAAGGACTGAACATGAAGGAAGTAATAATAGCACACTTAGCGTGGAAAGACCGATTAGATCGATTAATCAATGGAGTAAGTACAGAAGCATTAGATGCCGAAGTAATACAAAAAGATAATCAATGTGCTTTGGGGAAATGGATATATCAGTCGGAAGACAAATTCAGAAAAGAGAAGGAATTTATTGAATTGGTAGAAACACATAAAGAATTTCATAAATATGCAGCCAAAGTAGTGTCAAAATATCATGAAGGCGATTTTAAAGAGGCGCGAAATATATTGGAGAGTGATGTAAATATATTTTCAAACAGAGTACAATTAAAAATAATATCAATGTACAGAATAATTATGACGAAAAAAGGTTTTCTCTAA
- a CDS encoding T9SS type A sorting domain-containing protein, producing MKLKIIIGFICLNSFLLLGQVPNEIQRYRADEKGDISNRKKSIFDGNLVRTIFFNDGEVSDWFSGAVSGPHFEWPKGSGHRHLDGLTFMVGAKIQIKNMLGQNVTISSIETNYREEMDYDPVTRTIWGMEPIPGYFNSNQTSIAKSNDPNSWPASWPAALGLSSDWNGKWYGYFGQSVSEKIYETFYVMDDSKDKEYTNPPWGFYPIPSDSIRGGLGLRIEVRGFQFTHKALEDVVLWMYDVINISDQTYDSAAFGVFTDPGIGSVNNSARFDRSLDLTYAWAPSGKGWDGTYKTGYYGHALLETPGNSTNGIDDDGDGIVDERQDDGIDNDHDWSAATDDVGADGIPGTSDLGEGDGLPTAGEPDFDRTDNDEKDQIGLQSAYINMLGDKGPTSVWPKNDSVMWSVMTRGFKDTSIVNSNISIVSGSGPFPLKKYGREKFIIAMMCGEDLNDLILNKNNTKLVYDNNFNLEILISSPAGEWNFLSDSKRWNLANNLKDTMQNGIYTLMIKGIDPYLISPDSLSLNAGVFKHVSVTMKNNTSDNLAGFFWTTNVNTEFTQNMSLPGIPIKANDTGFTTYVVDLSKNSQWIGTIKQIRLDPVQIVSSGTVDLKQIKLLTDVTSIENVTSVFPLEFSLSQNYPNPFNPHTIIRYYLPKESHVNIALYDMLGRQVKTLVHDLKSSGEHKIDVYASGLSSGIYYYTLTTKEFTQTKKLILLR from the coding sequence ATGAAGCTCAAAATAATTATTGGATTTATCTGTCTCAATTCTTTTCTGTTGCTAGGGCAAGTGCCGAATGAAATCCAGCGATATCGAGCAGATGAGAAAGGAGATATCTCAAACCGAAAAAAATCCATTTTTGACGGGAATTTAGTTCGTACAATTTTCTTCAATGATGGTGAAGTCTCCGATTGGTTCTCTGGTGCTGTCAGTGGACCCCATTTTGAGTGGCCCAAAGGATCAGGTCACAGACACTTAGACGGGCTTACGTTTATGGTCGGTGCGAAAATACAGATCAAGAACATGTTGGGGCAAAATGTTACCATCAGTTCCATTGAAACAAATTATCGTGAAGAAATGGATTATGATCCTGTCACGAGAACGATATGGGGCATGGAACCAATTCCTGGATATTTTAATTCAAACCAAACATCTATTGCAAAAAGTAACGATCCAAATTCCTGGCCTGCTTCGTGGCCTGCGGCGCTTGGATTAAGTTCTGATTGGAATGGAAAATGGTATGGTTATTTTGGACAAAGTGTTTCGGAAAAAATTTATGAGACGTTTTATGTGATGGATGATTCCAAAGACAAGGAATATACAAATCCACCGTGGGGTTTTTATCCGATTCCGTCAGATTCAATCCGTGGAGGTTTGGGGCTGAGAATAGAAGTACGAGGATTTCAGTTCACACATAAAGCACTAGAAGATGTTGTGTTATGGATGTACGATGTGATCAATATTTCTGATCAGACGTATGATTCTGCTGCGTTTGGAGTATTTACTGATCCCGGAATAGGTTCAGTAAATAATAGTGCTCGGTTTGATCGTTCGCTCGACTTAACCTATGCGTGGGCACCATCCGGAAAAGGGTGGGACGGTACATACAAAACCGGATATTATGGACATGCACTTCTGGAAACTCCAGGAAATTCAACAAACGGGATTGATGATGACGGTGATGGTATTGTTGATGAACGGCAGGATGATGGCATTGATAATGATCATGATTGGAGTGCGGCAACGGATGATGTTGGAGCTGATGGAATTCCAGGAACTTCAGATCTTGGTGAAGGGGATGGCCTTCCGACGGCGGGTGAACCGGATTTTGATCGGACGGATAACGATGAAAAAGATCAGATAGGTCTTCAATCAGCATACATAAACATGCTTGGTGATAAAGGTCCAACAAGTGTTTGGCCCAAAAATGATTCGGTAATGTGGTCAGTAATGACACGTGGATTTAAAGATACTTCAATAGTCAACTCCAATATTAGTATCGTAAGTGGTTCCGGTCCATTCCCGCTAAAAAAATACGGACGAGAAAAATTTATCATAGCAATGATGTGCGGTGAAGATCTTAATGACTTAATTTTAAATAAGAACAATACAAAATTAGTGTATGACAATAATTTTAATTTGGAAATCCTTATATCGTCACCTGCAGGGGAATGGAATTTTTTATCAGATAGCAAAAGATGGAATCTGGCGAACAATCTCAAAGATACAATGCAAAATGGGATCTATACGCTGATGATAAAAGGAATTGACCCCTATCTTATTTCGCCTGATAGCTTGTCCTTAAATGCGGGTGTATTTAAGCATGTCAGCGTTACGATGAAAAATAACACTAGTGACAATCTGGCTGGATTCTTTTGGACAACGAATGTCAATACTGAATTTACGCAAAATATGAGTTTACCTGGAATTCCAATTAAAGCTAATGATACAGGATTTACGACATATGTTGTTGATCTGTCAAAGAATTCTCAATGGATAGGAACGATCAAGCAGATTCGATTAGATCCTGTCCAGATTGTTTCGTCCGGTACGGTGGATCTCAAGCAAATAAAATTATTAACAGATGTGACTTCTATTGAGAATGTAACCTCTGTTTTCCCACTTGAGTTTAGTTTGTCGCAGAACTATCCCAATCCATTTAACCCGCATACGATTATTCGATACTATTTACCAAAAGAATCGCATGTGAATATTGCTCTATATGATATGTTGGGACGACAAGTTAAAACCCTGGTGCACGATCTCAAATCTTCGGGAGAACATAAAATTGATGTTTATGCATCAGGCTTATCAAGCGGGATATATTACTACACGCTAACCACAAAAGAATTTACACAAACAAAGAAATTGATTTTGCTAAGATGA
- a CDS encoding zinc-ribbon domain-containing protein, protein MKNIEEEILSCAHCNNDVKNDDEFCPHCGTILVDNVQCHQHPKVNAEGVCIICSLPYCKKCGAFSNERFLCDKHAEYEIYEGMVRIYGSLNDTPAQHAKTCLEQDGFHPILFCRTQPQGGPRFVYTLFRSAGDSGGHIVNEIKVMVPCQEVEKAEKLLRKLKILV, encoded by the coding sequence ATGAAAAATATTGAAGAAGAAATCCTCTCTTGTGCTCATTGCAACAATGATGTAAAGAATGATGATGAATTTTGTCCTCATTGCGGCACTATTTTAGTTGATAATGTTCAATGTCATCAACATCCCAAAGTGAATGCAGAAGGTGTTTGTATTATTTGTTCGCTTCCATATTGTAAAAAATGTGGCGCATTTTCCAATGAGCGATTTCTTTGTGACAAACATGCTGAGTATGAAATCTATGAAGGGATGGTTCGTATTTACGGTTCTCTTAATGATACGCCTGCACAGCATGCTAAAACGTGTCTTGAGCAGGATGGCTTTCATCCAATTCTTTTCTGTCGTACACAGCCCCAAGGCGGTCCTCGATTTGTGTATACACTCTTCAGATCTGCTGGTGACAGCGGCGGGCATATTGTAAACGAAATAAAAGTTATGGTGCCGTGTCAGGAAGTTGAAAAGGCAGAAAAATTGTTGCGAAAATTAAAAATATTGGTATGA
- a CDS encoding cytochrome c3 family protein, giving the protein MNKSYLDYFLKIRLPIVIFVALASLTFTYYVSRAERDGVGYAPEQPIPYSHKLHAGTMGMDCQYCHTGASKSRHAMIPPLNTCMNCHTIARKNMPNIIRLTQYFNEGKLMPWKRIHKLPDYAYFNHSVHVNKNIPCQQCHGNIQELDVVKQASSWTMNNCISCHRNAPVILANIPGIKKGPENCFACHR; this is encoded by the coding sequence ATGAACAAGTCCTATCTTGATTATTTTCTCAAGATTCGCCTGCCGATAGTTATTTTCGTGGCGCTTGCTTCGCTCACGTTCACATACTATGTTTCACGTGCAGAGCGCGACGGTGTTGGTTATGCTCCGGAACAGCCGATTCCGTATTCACACAAACTTCATGCTGGAACAATGGGCATGGACTGTCAGTATTGTCATACCGGCGCTTCAAAATCCCGCCATGCAATGATTCCTCCGTTGAATACCTGTATGAATTGCCACACGATAGCACGAAAGAACATGCCGAATATCATTCGATTGACTCAGTACTTTAATGAAGGGAAGTTGATGCCGTGGAAACGAATTCATAAACTTCCGGATTATGCGTACTTCAATCACAGTGTTCATGTCAACAAAAACATCCCGTGCCAGCAATGTCATGGAAATATTCAGGAACTGGATGTGGTGAAACAGGCAAGTTCGTGGACAATGAACAATTGTATTTCGTGCCATCGCAATGCGCCGGTTATTCTTGCAAATATTCCCGGGATCAAAAAAGGTCCTGAAAACTGTTTTGCTTGTCATCGATAA
- a CDS encoding TAT-variant-translocated molybdopterin oxidoreductase, with protein sequence MGTSRKNNESQPKADQPMGDKYWRSLRAYHNDPSTEDAKAREFAKEVTGDFDVDAMSPISRKQFLALVSASAAFAAAGCTNYRDKGEIVPYTKKPEEITLGQANFYASTFVEYGQEYGILIKTREGRPIKVDGNPDHPINKGKISARGQASILNLYDPERLKDPMFVDSGILSKSKWKEVDGRIGVSLTSAAKEGKEIAIITHTITSPTAKKVLNDFTAKYSTAKIYSYELFNDLNRKSAWTKSTGGSIFPLIKWNEAKVILALESDFLGYEGNIAEQTRMYVENKNVDKAKNISRLYSADGTMSSTGMNADYRLRVRPDQQLEFVLALINEFKPNGKTSLKDFAAKNGLSATDVKQLVKDLSENKGKSIVHAGNGLPESVHIAVNVLNEILGNSALYNREQSLVEHVALTNKAEWEALIAKMNNGSVGVVLHFDSNPVYHLASDFGYAEALKKVGAVVTFAEQQNESSALSNYVLPINHDFESWGDHKTRTGIVSLQQPVISPLYNSRQKEAILLAWISGPYAENSYHEYLMNRWEKELFPAMKSSVDFKTFWYSALHDGVVTYTEVAQTIPIVKSDALNSIATVASTNDFVLFLHDNYFVGDGRYANNGWLQEMPHPASKIAWDNYAALGVATSREMGIEEGAIIEVAVDGRTLTLPVHVQPGLADKFVAVMLGYGRTVAGTIGTGVGFNANLFMSKSASLSPWLYTGVKVTKTSDTYLLASTQEHHQLDDTFLKDLHKKREIIQEGTVVQYLEDPKFLEREHHATTIVPKVKYDGVKWAMAIDLNKCTGCGVCTLSCNVENNIPVVGKEQLHKGREMAWIRIDRYFSGTSEAPSVSNQPMLCQHCDNAPCENVCPVIATTHSPDGLNQMAYNRCVGTKYCSNNCPYKVRRFNFYDFRNEFNDGYQYQQPLNMMHNPEVTVRSRGVMEKCTFCVQRIMESRQHAIEEGKVFDGNGVTVACQDACPAEAIIFGNMNDKSSDIYKYRHHEIGYHVLEEINVAPNVTYVAKLRNVESQTENV encoded by the coding sequence ATGGGAACTTCGAGGAAAAATAACGAATCTCAGCCAAAGGCTGATCAGCCTATGGGTGATAAGTACTGGAGAAGTCTCCGAGCATACCACAACGATCCTTCCACGGAAGATGCGAAAGCACGTGAATTTGCAAAGGAAGTGACAGGAGATTTTGATGTTGATGCGATGTCTCCAATCAGCCGGAAACAATTTTTGGCTTTGGTCTCTGCATCCGCTGCTTTTGCTGCCGCCGGCTGCACAAATTATCGGGATAAAGGGGAGATCGTTCCCTATACAAAAAAACCGGAAGAGATTACGTTAGGTCAGGCAAATTTTTACGCTTCAACATTTGTTGAGTATGGACAGGAATACGGAATTTTAATTAAGACCCGCGAAGGTCGTCCGATTAAAGTTGATGGCAATCCCGATCATCCTATCAATAAAGGAAAAATTTCCGCGCGTGGTCAGGCAAGCATTCTTAACCTGTACGATCCGGAACGATTGAAAGATCCGATGTTTGTTGATTCCGGAATCCTTTCGAAAAGTAAATGGAAAGAAGTTGATGGACGAATTGGTGTCTCTTTGACCTCAGCTGCAAAAGAGGGAAAAGAGATTGCTATCATCACTCATACAATCACTTCTCCTACTGCAAAAAAAGTGTTGAATGATTTTACGGCCAAATATTCAACCGCAAAAATTTATTCTTATGAATTATTCAACGATCTGAACCGCAAATCTGCTTGGACGAAATCCACCGGCGGATCAATATTTCCATTGATTAAATGGAATGAAGCGAAGGTCATTCTTGCATTGGAATCGGATTTCCTCGGTTATGAAGGAAATATTGCCGAACAGACAAGAATGTATGTTGAGAATAAGAATGTCGACAAGGCAAAGAACATCAGCAGATTATATTCGGCTGACGGAACCATGAGTTCTACCGGAATGAATGCCGATTACCGCCTGCGTGTTCGACCGGATCAACAGTTAGAATTTGTTCTTGCATTGATCAACGAATTTAAACCAAACGGAAAGACTTCGCTTAAAGACTTTGCAGCGAAAAACGGTCTTTCGGCGACTGATGTAAAACAACTTGTCAAAGATCTAAGCGAGAATAAAGGAAAGTCGATTGTTCATGCAGGAAACGGATTACCGGAATCAGTTCACATTGCTGTAAACGTTTTGAATGAAATTCTTGGAAACTCTGCACTCTATAACAGAGAACAATCGCTCGTAGAACATGTTGCTTTGACAAACAAAGCAGAGTGGGAAGCATTGATTGCCAAGATGAACAACGGCAGCGTTGGTGTTGTTCTCCATTTTGACTCGAACCCCGTATATCATCTTGCATCCGATTTTGGTTATGCGGAAGCTTTGAAAAAAGTGGGTGCGGTCGTTACTTTCGCAGAACAGCAGAACGAATCATCTGCGCTGAGCAATTACGTTCTTCCGATAAACCATGATTTTGAATCGTGGGGCGATCACAAAACACGCACAGGCATTGTTAGTTTGCAGCAACCGGTCATTTCACCCCTCTATAATAGCAGGCAAAAAGAGGCGATCTTGCTCGCATGGATTTCTGGACCGTATGCTGAAAATAGTTATCACGAATATCTGATGAATCGTTGGGAAAAGGAACTGTTCCCAGCGATGAAATCCAGCGTAGACTTCAAGACATTCTGGTATTCAGCACTTCATGATGGTGTCGTAACTTACACCGAAGTCGCTCAAACAATTCCAATTGTAAAATCCGATGCACTAAATTCTATCGCAACGGTTGCTTCAACAAATGATTTTGTTCTATTCCTTCACGACAATTATTTTGTCGGCGATGGACGATATGCAAATAACGGATGGTTGCAGGAAATGCCGCATCCCGCATCGAAAATTGCGTGGGATAATTATGCTGCTCTTGGCGTAGCAACTTCCCGTGAAATGGGAATTGAAGAAGGCGCAATAATTGAAGTTGCTGTTGATGGACGCACATTAACATTACCTGTGCACGTTCAACCAGGCCTAGCCGACAAATTTGTTGCGGTGATGCTTGGTTATGGCCGCACCGTTGCGGGAACAATCGGAACAGGTGTTGGCTTTAACGCAAATCTGTTCATGTCCAAATCGGCTTCGTTATCTCCCTGGTTATATACCGGAGTAAAGGTAACGAAGACGAGTGATACATATCTTCTCGCATCCACACAAGAACACCATCAGTTAGATGATACCTTTCTGAAAGATCTTCATAAAAAGCGAGAGATCATTCAAGAAGGAACGGTCGTTCAATATTTGGAAGATCCGAAATTCCTCGAACGTGAACATCATGCTACGACCATCGTCCCGAAAGTGAAATACGACGGCGTGAAGTGGGCAATGGCGATTGATTTGAATAAATGTACAGGATGCGGAGTTTGCACTCTTTCCTGTAACGTAGAAAATAATATTCCGGTTGTCGGCAAAGAGCAGCTGCATAAAGGGCGTGAGATGGCTTGGATTCGTATCGACCGATATTTTTCCGGAACATCCGAAGCGCCGAGTGTCAGCAATCAGCCGATGTTGTGCCAACATTGCGACAACGCACCATGCGAAAACGTCTGCCCGGTTATTGCTACTACACACAGTCCGGATGGATTGAACCAAATGGCCTATAATCGCTGCGTTGGAACGAAGTACTGCTCCAACAACTGTCCGTATAAAGTCCGACGATTTAACTTCTATGATTTCCGAAATGAGTTCAACGATGGATACCAGTATCAACAGCCGTTGAATATGATGCACAATCCGGAAGTGACAGTTCGATCGCGCGGCGTGATGGAAAAATGTACATTCTGCGTTCAGCGCATTATGGAAAGCCGTCAGCATGCGATTGAAGAGGGAAAAGTATTTGATGGAAACGGTGTCACCGTTGCTTGTCAGGATGCTTGTCCTGCAGAAGCGATTATTTTTGGAAACATGAACGATAAGAGTTCCGATATCTATAAATATCGTCATCACGAAATTGGGTACCATGTGCTTGAAGAGATCAACGTTGCACCGAACGTAACCTATGTTGCAAAACTTCGAAATGTAGAATCTCAAACGGAGAACGTATAG
- the nrfD gene encoding NrfD/PsrC family molybdoenzyme membrane anchor subunit, translated as MSSTVLDYSKEIPVIEGLPSASTLDEAIVKPINDFPQRTWFIGLAITGSMLGIGGISMAWLLWKGVGIWGINQPVAWGFDVVNFVFWVGIGHAGTLISAILFLLRQKWRTGIARFAEAMTLFAVLCAVQFVLFHTGRPWLAMAWLFPYPNQHGVWVNFTSPLEWDVFAVNTYLTVSAVFWYIGLIPDFATLRDRATTTIKKVIYSVLSLGWRFSNRHWQHYERAYLIMAGFATPLVLSVHTIVSFDFAVSVIPGWHTTIFPPYFVAGAIFSGFAMVQNVLIITRKAFKFEYLITIDTIEKMNKIILVTGTMVGYAYIMEFFIAWYSGNATELFVFVNRAFGPYWWAYWTMMTCNLFTPQLFWSKKIRTSLLASFILAIFVNIGMWFERFVIIVTSLHRDFLPSSWGMFVPTMWDFGLLIGSFGLFFTLVLLFVKFLPAISMAEIKAVVPGAQPSHPSHNGNGASH; from the coding sequence GTGTCATCGACAGTATTAGATTATTCGAAAGAAATTCCGGTCATTGAGGGATTGCCCAGTGCTTCCACTCTTGACGAAGCGATCGTAAAACCGATCAATGATTTTCCGCAGCGGACGTGGTTCATTGGTCTTGCCATCACCGGTTCAATGCTGGGAATCGGCGGGATCAGTATGGCGTGGCTGTTATGGAAAGGGGTCGGCATCTGGGGTATTAACCAGCCGGTTGCGTGGGGATTCGACGTTGTGAACTTTGTGTTCTGGGTCGGTATCGGTCACGCCGGCACATTGATCTCGGCAATTCTTTTTCTGCTCCGCCAAAAATGGCGTACAGGTATTGCACGTTTCGCTGAAGCGATGACGTTGTTTGCTGTTTTGTGTGCTGTGCAATTTGTATTGTTCCATACCGGACGTCCGTGGCTCGCTATGGCTTGGCTCTTCCCGTATCCCAATCAGCATGGCGTGTGGGTGAACTTCACTTCTCCTCTTGAGTGGGACGTGTTTGCCGTGAATACCTATTTAACCGTATCAGCAGTTTTTTGGTACATCGGACTTATTCCTGATTTTGCAACGCTACGGGACAGAGCTACGACAACAATTAAGAAAGTTATTTATTCAGTATTGAGTTTGGGTTGGAGATTCTCCAATCGTCATTGGCAGCATTACGAACGTGCATATTTGATCATGGCAGGATTTGCAACGCCGCTTGTTCTCTCTGTGCACACTATCGTTAGTTTCGACTTTGCCGTTTCTGTTATTCCTGGTTGGCACACTACAATTTTCCCACCGTACTTCGTTGCCGGCGCTATTTTTTCCGGATTTGCCATGGTGCAGAATGTGTTGATCATTACTCGAAAAGCATTCAAATTCGAATATCTGATTACGATCGACACCATCGAAAAAATGAACAAGATTATTCTTGTCACCGGAACAATGGTCGGTTATGCATACATCATGGAATTTTTTATTGCTTGGTATAGCGGCAACGCAACGGAATTGTTCGTGTTTGTTAACCGTGCGTTCGGTCCGTACTGGTGGGCATATTGGACAATGATGACCTGCAACTTGTTCACACCGCAATTGTTCTGGTCGAAAAAGATTCGTACGTCACTTCTGGCATCATTCATTCTTGCGATCTTCGTAAATATCGGCATGTGGTTTGAACGTTTTGTTATTATCGTTACATCGCTGCATAGAGATTTTCTCCCGTCAAGTTGGGGAATGTTTGTGCCGACTATGTGGGATTTTGGTCTGTTGATCGGAAGTTTCGGTCTATTCTTTACACTCGTATTGTTGTTCGTGAAATTCCTGCCGGCTATTTCCATGGCAGAAATTAAAGCGGTCGTTCCGGGCGCACAGCCCTCACATCCATCGCATAATGGAAACGGAGCGTCGCACTGA
- a CDS encoding quinol:electron acceptor oxidoreductase subunit ActD: MEKKLYSINAIYHTPNDIVRAAAAVRDTGYKKFDVHTPYPIHGLDGAMGLKETKLGFVTLAAGILGAAGMISFASWVAVVDYPQVIGGKPYWSWPAFVPVTYEIAVLLAVLSTVGAMIAFFFKFPNNSHPLHDTPYMKKVSSDKFGVTIQANDEKFDEKKVRDLLKSTGGEVEAVYYTEEFLNFKPNTFDPKFILLLVGISLATSAGGYLYWNKVLYLPPFDWMMEQPRFDVQSATDYFEDGHSMRVPVIGTIARGFIPYPYALGVKADSVGKFLMNPLLSTKATLDLGKRKYLTFCSPCHGNFGNGDSRMNGQFPNPPTLHSDKVRTWPDGAIFHTMTVGQNVMPAYQYQISREERWAIVNYIRTLQRAYNAKESDLQ; encoded by the coding sequence ATGGAAAAGAAATTATATTCAATCAACGCAATTTATCATACTCCTAACGACATTGTGCGAGCAGCAGCTGCAGTTCGCGATACAGGATATAAAAAGTTCGACGTTCATACTCCGTATCCGATTCACGGATTAGACGGAGCTATGGGATTGAAAGAGACGAAACTTGGATTCGTCACTCTTGCAGCCGGAATTCTTGGTGCAGCGGGAATGATCTCGTTTGCATCGTGGGTCGCCGTTGTTGATTATCCGCAGGTGATTGGCGGAAAACCGTATTGGTCATGGCCAGCATTTGTTCCCGTTACGTACGAAATCGCAGTTCTGCTGGCGGTACTTTCCACTGTTGGTGCAATGATCGCATTCTTTTTCAAATTTCCGAACAACAGTCATCCATTGCACGATACACCATACATGAAAAAAGTCTCTTCCGATAAGTTTGGTGTGACGATTCAAGCAAATGATGAGAAGTTCGACGAAAAGAAAGTGCGCGATCTGTTAAAATCGACAGGCGGAGAAGTGGAAGCTGTCTATTACACTGAAGAATTTTTGAATTTCAAACCGAACACGTTCGATCCCAAATTTATTTTGCTGCTAGTTGGTATCTCTCTGGCGACATCTGCAGGTGGCTATTTGTATTGGAATAAAGTTCTTTATCTACCGCCGTTCGATTGGATGATGGAACAGCCGAGATTCGATGTGCAGTCGGCAACAGATTATTTTGAGGACGGCCATTCGATGAGAGTACCGGTGATCGGAACAATTGCTCGTGGATTTATTCCGTATCCATATGCATTAGGAGTGAAAGCAGATTCTGTCGGAAAATTTTTAATGAATCCTTTGTTGTCGACGAAAGCAACATTGGATCTCGGAAAAAGAAAATACCTGACATTCTGCAGTCCATGCCACGGTAATTTCGGCAATGGCGACAGTCGTATGAACGGACAATTCCCCAATCCTCCCACGCTGCACTCGGATAAAGTTCGTACCTGGCCCGATGGAGCAATTTTCCATACAATGACTGTCGGACAAAATGTAATGCCGGCGTATCAATATCAGATCTCCCGGGAAGAGCGTTGGGCAATTGTGAATTATATTAGAACTTTACAGCGCGCATATAATGCGAAGGAGTCAGACTTACAATGA
- a CDS encoding quinol:cytochrome C oxidoreductase, with protein sequence MSAHESVIIPKKELPANVVKLGWGLTIVGLALVVLSYLTDSHRAAFNNVVGFTFLASVAVGAVFFIALEYIAGAIWTTPFRRVLEFLGMLLIPVALLAIPLFMNLHDIFHWTHADVVAKDTVLQSKAPYLNEQFFTIRFGIFIGIWGLFYFIFRHNSLKQDLDNDQKRTKKNIALAAAFIPLLAISISLFSIDWLMSLEPHWFSTMFGVYYFTGTILTALAVTTYFVVMLSQKGFFFKGVDENHYYSFGALMFGLLSFWAYIAFSQFMLIWYANLPEENFWYIARWQNGWEYVSIAIVLFHFWIPYFMLVSRPSKMRPSTLKQSAAMLVFAHFLDLYWLVMPTFSPSPVFSYYELAFPILSIGLIIVVFALQAKKYNIVPVGDPKLQRGIDFHL encoded by the coding sequence ATGAGCGCTCACGAATCAGTCATTATTCCTAAAAAAGAACTCCCAGCCAATGTTGTTAAACTCGGCTGGGGACTGACGATTGTCGGTCTTGCATTAGTGGTGTTGTCATATCTTACGGATTCACATCGCGCGGCCTTCAACAACGTTGTTGGATTTACATTCCTTGCCAGTGTTGCTGTCGGTGCAGTATTTTTTATCGCGTTGGAATATATCGCCGGTGCAATTTGGACTACACCATTCCGCCGCGTGTTGGAATTTTTAGGGATGTTATTAATCCCGGTTGCACTGTTGGCCATTCCGCTCTTCATGAATCTGCATGATATTTTCCATTGGACGCATGCAGATGTGGTAGCGAAAGATACCGTGCTGCAAAGCAAAGCACCATATTTGAACGAACAATTCTTCACCATTCGATTTGGCATTTTCATTGGTATATGGGGATTGTTCTATTTTATTTTCAGACATAACTCGTTAAAACAGGATCTTGATAACGACCAAAAACGGACAAAGAAAAATATCGCGTTGGCAGCGGCATTCATTCCGCTTCTCGCCATTTCTATCTCGCTCTTTTCAATCGACTGGCTGATGAGTTTGGAGCCACATTGGTTTTCCACAATGTTCGGCGTCTATTATTTTACCGGAACAATCCTAACAGCATTAGCGGTTACAACATATTTTGTGGTGATGCTCAGTCAAAAAGGATTTTTCTTCAAAGGCGTTGATGAGAATCATTATTATAGCTTCGGCGCATTAATGTTCGGTTTGCTTTCGTTCTGGGCATACATCGCATTCAGTCAGTTCATGCTTATCTGGTACGCAAACCTTCCGGAAGAAAATTTCTGGTACATTGCACGCTGGCAGAATGGCTGGGAATATGTCTCCATTGCAATCGTCCTGTTTCATTTTTGGATTCCATATTTTATGTTGGTCTCGCGTCCTTCTAAAATGAGGCCGTCTACATTGAAACAATCGGCAGCAATGTTGGTCTTTGCTCATTTTCTTGACCTTTACTGGCTTGTGATGCCGACATTTAGTCCTTCACCGGTGTTCAGTTATTATGAACTTGCGTTTCCGATTTTATCAATCGGTTTGATCATTGTAGTGTTCGCGCTTCAGGCGAAAAAATATAATATTGTTCCCGTTGGCGATCCAAAATTGCAGCGCGGTATTGATTTCCATCTTTAA